The DNA sequence tttccctttttcgtTCTTGACGATCTATATTTCAGAcgtgtttccttttttttaattgtgttgTTTCTTCAAGGTTTTGAGATGGTCTTACGCTTCTTCTCGACTTTCCGAGTTTTTCCTCTACGGATCTTGAGTTTCTTCCATATCTGCAAGTGGTTAGTTGTTgctattgttgatattttttccctttttgtcCATTTCCATTATGCTATTATCTTGATGTTTttaccatgtttttttttgttgttgttcctttttgttttcagttgttttcctcttgaaattttgttttcctttttagcTCTGAAAGAAAACCTtctgtttaattttttcatactGGTTTATTTGTTACGTATATGTGTGAGAACTGGTTTTTTTAGACCATgctatttttgatatatttcccccctttttccctttcttttatGCTTGTAGGTTTTctgtttttaccttttttttaacaaattttgtTGCCTAGTTTTGTTAGACCATGGTTTTCTgtttttacctttttaaaaaaaaaaatttgttttctgtttttctaGACCATGGTATTTTTGATATACGATCATGCCTAGTTTTTTCCTTTCAGATATTGTTTCCTTCGAGATCTGCAAGAAAaccctttgttttatttttttaatactggtTTAGTTGTTAGCTATATTTGTTCAAGTGGTATATTCCTTGTTCATACTGGTTATTTCTTATTCAGTTTGATGCCatgtcttatttcttatttccaGATCTGCATATTATTGGGTTAGATATATTTGTTATTCGTATCATACTTGTTTAATTGTTACTcttattcatactggtttatttcttttgttgtatttctcATTTGTTATACCGTATCATAGCATGTTTGTTTACACATGTTGTGTTGTTCATAGcatatgagtttttttgttattcctgttcatacttgtttatttcttaCTGCTTTATTACCATTTTTTTGATCATAatggtttatttcttttttgtttatttctcaTTACTTATTCTTTATCATAACATGTTATTGTTTACTTATTAGGTTGTGTTATTGATAGCATGTTGGTTTATTTCATTGTGTTTTGTTTCTTAATCTTTTTTACgctgctttttttttgttaaataattatttcatattcTTGTTTCAAAGTTGTTTATTACATGTTCTTATTTGTCATTCATGTTCATAATGGTTTATATCTGTTGTGTTAATCCTTGTTCCTTGTTCCTTATCATAGCATGTTATCCTTTGCATATTATGTTGTGCTGGTCATAGCATACTTATTTAACTGCTTGCTGCTTTATTTCCATGTATTGTTCACAGAGGTTTATTTCTGGTTTGGTATTACTCTTTCTTATTCCTTATCATAGCTTCTTAttgtttacttattattttgtgttattcatagcatactggtttatttctttgtggtctgtatgttattatttttaaactgatttgtttcataaattattatatcatattggtttatttcttgttcttattcctaAACATGCCATTTTATTGTGTACATAGTCTACAGTGTTATTGATAGCATGCTGGTTTATTTCATTGTGGTttgttccttattttttttgttcagaCTTATTTCCTGTTATAATTTGCACTTTACCGACTGGTGTGTACCAAATTCAGTTTGTAGTTTCATGTTCATATCATTGACGTTGTCCATAATTATGTAGATGGATAATTGGATTGTTAATGACCGTGTAAGGCCGTTGGTTGCCGCGTTTACTACCGTTGTTGTGGTTGTTGCCTGCATAATTGAGGATATGCATGTCTCTAAGCCAGGGAGAAGTAAGGAACCGTCCATGTTTCGAGACTTGACTAGGAAAAAACATATGGAGCGTATTTTAAGGAGTGGTCGTGATTATTGCGTGAGCTATCTTAGGATGGATGTAGGTCCTTTTATGCATCTAGCCTCGATCATGCGTGACAAGCATCTCCTTCAGAGACGCTGGCACATATCTCGTGGAGGAACAGATTAGCAATTTTTCTTACATATTGTTGGTCATAACACAAAAAATAGGACTATGAGAATTGAGTTTGTCCGATCCGGGGAGACAATTagtagatatttttaattgcgTGCTCGGAGTCGCTTTGTCTTTGCTCGAGATGATTTTGTTCATTCCCCTAGCTCCACTTGTCACCCAGAAATTGAATGTAATCCCAACTAGTATCCATTCTTCAAAGTAAGTAAATTTAGCATATAACATAAATTTACTCATTTGATGAATAATCATTCCTTCCAATTTCCTTCATATACTTTTTCACGGTGTAGGGGATCAGTATAGGGTTGTTAGATGGGGACGCACATTGATGCGTCCGGTCCCCACCCTCAAGAAATGCCTCGGTTTTCGTGGTCGTGAAGGCCCAACCCAGAATGTCTTGGCTGTTGTTAATCCTGATTTGCAGTTCACTTATGTGTTGGCGGGTTGGGAGGGATTAGCGAATGACTTCACTGTTTTAAAAGATGCACTAGCAAGGCCACAACCTGAAGGATTAAAATTGATAGAAGGTAGGAGACCGAGTACtagtgaattaaaatattacacgAACGAACAATTGACAGGTGTCATTATTGTAGGGAAGTATTATCTTGTAGACGCCGGTTATACTACTATGCAAGGGTTCATAGCACCGTATCGAGGTGTTAGGTATCACTTGAAAGAACACAGTGGAAGGGCGCCAACAAATCCAAGGGAATTGTTCAACCTTCGACACTCGATGCTACGGTCTCGTGTAGAGCGTGCTTTCGCAATCTTGAAAAATCGTTTCAAGATTCTTACATCACACCCTTTCTTCCCTTTTAGGATACAAGTTAAATTAGTTCTTGCATGTTGCATATTGCATAACTATATAGCAGGTGTTGACCCAAACGATATGTTGATGCATGAAGAAAGCACACAAAATGATGAGCAAATCATGTCAACACAGCCCCGGTCACAGCGAGAACAACGGGAAGAGAATCGGGCTTGGATTGAACTTAGAGACAAGATAGCAAATGACATGTGGATGACTtatagtggtttttttttattataaaaagtttGCCTTGTGAACTGTTTGTTTTACCTGAATTTTTTTCCCTGCATGGATTTGCTTCGTTAGACTATGATGTCTAGAGTACATCTTTTCATCTTCAGTTGTTGAGGTGTTTATCTTCACCTAccgattattttcataattcctTTGTTATTTCCATTTATTGATGCATTTACAGCTTCATAGTATTATCGCTTGATATTTCCCTTGTTTATTTCATAGTATTCTGTCATTAGTTCACTTGTTCTCTGGCTTCCTAATTCCATTGTATGTTTGTATCATTCTGTCCTTTGTTGTTTTCATGGTTAACAGTGtcatatttttgtttctttttcatgaTTCACTTGTCTTTATAATGACGCCgcagtttcttttgttttcccttGATACATAATTCATTCGTTACCATGATATGAGTTATGGATGTGTATGGTTCTGCACAAGCAGCAGCTTACACCAGATAGATTTAAGAATCTTACGTAGTTATAATTTTCCACTAGAATTCCAGCTACGATGGAGGGCATTGAGCGTACGACGGAGAAGTCATCATCAAAGGCTTTTGGCAGCAAGCGCGGTACCCCTAACAAGCGATGGAAGGCTGAATATGATAGCTTCTTGATCCCAATTCTGCTGGAACAAGTACGAAAAGGGCTGAAATGTGACAAATCATTCAAACGAGCAGCATTTGTCTTTGCTGCTGTTGTTGTAAATGCTAGGTTTAATACTGAATTCAGTGCGGAGAACGTTGAAAATCATTATCGAACTTTGAAATCACGGTACGCGGAGATAAAGAAAGTGAGAGAACTCGATGAGTGCTTTGGATGGGATGATGCCACGAAGACCATCACCCTTGATCCCATGGTTGCCTTAATATACATCGAGGTAACATGATCCGACTTTACTTGTATTATTTGCATGATAGGAGCATGATTATATCTCTGACCTTTGTCGTGTATGCACTGTAATATAGGCACACCCGTGCAAAAAGGCTTTCATAAACAAAACCAATTGAGCATTATGAGTCATTGCGGGTTATATGTGGGGAGGACAATGCAACGGGCGGTATGCTAAGCGTCCGTGTTTGTTGATTTGGGAGAAAACTCGGAACACGAaggcaacaataacaacaactttGATGAAGAACCAATAGAACAACcaagtgatgatgatgctgaATTCAACTCCGCCCCACCTGCTGTGAGCAGCCCTGCAACCTCATCAACACCAAGGTCTCAACGCTCAAGTAGGGGTTCAAAAAATCCTTCAATGATGGGTGATCTAATTGTTGTGGTGGGAGAAATGGCATACGCTATTAAAACCCCACACACTGGGCAGAAAGCTTGTATACCAAGGTTATGGAGGTTGATGGTTTTGAAAAGAAGGAACTTGTTCAGGTGTTTGATTTTCTGCAATTCCGTGAGATTGAGGCAAGAGGCTTCATGGTGAAGGACATGGACCTGAGGAAGGATTGGATAGAAACTTTTCTATCCAGGATGGTTTGATTCAGCACCTACTGCTTCAGCCTCACTTGACTGAACCCTGCTTCTAGTAACTAGTTATTTTATTGCATGGTTGTGCATTGCATGCATCAGGACTGCCTCATGTTTTGTGATGGGTGAACATAGCATTGGACACCTTGCTATGGTTGCATCCGttcatgcatttcatgttttgtcTTTTGCTTTCATGTTTGTCTGGACATGCTTATCTTTATGTTGCTCGCATGGTTGGGATATATGTTTGTCTGCATCACTAACATGGTTTTCTCGCTCttatttcctttgtttttttgtggattTCATTTCGGGTAATGTAGGATGGCAATGATGAAAGGCAAATTGTGACATTGCACTGAGGCACTGTTTCTCTAATATGACACAAGAGTTTTAAATTGGAGCTGCAGGGGGCAAAATTAGGGGCACTTCGATGCCAATCTTTTTGCGACCTTTACGCATCTAATTTGCTTGAGTGTCAAGGTAGCGTtacattgttgtttttatgCATTATTTGTATTCTAGGGTTTcgtaagtattttatttttttcgctTAAAACCTCCTTTCCATGAGATTATTTTTCTTAACGGATTTATACTAAAGCGTGGCGGGCAATCAGAGCGACACGAGTGCCACCATTGCAGACCCACCTTTTGTATAGGATTTGGTCCCCTTTGGttgtttttcaagaacatgtgCCAATGAATGTGCTTAAATTGTTGCTATTGCTACCACCGAGCCATGCCAAGCAAACACGAATTGCTTCAAGGAAAGTCAATATTGAGGAACCCGAAAAGGCATGTATTGGCACGTTGTACAAATTTCACGACAAggtaactttttctttttccgaaAGAAATGCAAAGATATGAtgataattatttctttatcaatAATCTCGTACTCTTATATCATTAACTGCGTCCAAATTTCCACTTTTTTGTCACAGTTGTTTTTTTCCTAATCATTGATTTGTTGATGTTTCAGTTGGTTGATAATTAAATGAAGAGATAGTACGGAATTGATTCTCTGATCTGGGTGATGTACAAACAAAGTTGTTGGCATGTGTGGATTACTTTGTTTAAGAGGACCAGAGCAAATGGCACTGTTGTCAAACATGCCAGCCTGATAATCACATATAGAtcttaaaattaattcattcaaACTCTATCCACTACTACTTCTTTTGGTGTGTGCTCACTAGCACTTTCAATCAAAGGTATTTATTATCGATTGTTTGATGAATTTCTTTCTCTATATCTCTGAAATATTTGGACCTTTTGTTTTAAAGACTTTATAGCATGCCATAAAAAACAACCATtgtttcttgttagttttggtTCAATCCATGTGTTTAACGCCGCTAGTCTTGAGTTAAGCTTCCTTAGCATCTACTTTTCACTGCTTCTATGTTTGCAATTAGGCTCCTCGCATGAGGGCATTCGGGATGGATCGGGGAGATTACAAAAACAATTTTTGCTGAATTCAATGATTGTAAGAATGTGTAGTTCTCAAGTATCGCTTTCAGAACAATGACATTGGCAAGTTATCTTATTTAACAagcttaatttaaatttttcgtCGGGTTTGTTTGCTTTATAGTTGCATCATATTATTGCAGAGGCTGCTCAGAAGGACATGAGGAAGAGAGGAGTAGTGCTTGCTTGGAAGAAATCTTTGCTGATTGTGCTGAGAATGTTCTTCTCTCGATCTGTCTGAGAATGAGTTCAATGTTTTGCGTAAAAACTTTGTCGATACCAGATAACTTGTAATTTCATGGTAATGGAGTTGTATATCATAATTGTTGGCATGGGTGATGTACAATCTGTGTATATTTGCAGCTCTCTGTATAAGCTTATGTTGCTTGGTTATAATAATACAAGTTTTGTGGGTGTTTGCTTGTATGCAAGCATAAAAACCAATGTTCAAAAGTTCTCTTTATGGTTTTTTCAATTCTTGGTCTTTCAATTTATCAATaggaaaaactttaaaaaacaaattgtaaTAAACCGGAATATTGATAACACatgttaaactttaattttcGGATCAAAGTTATAAAAGAGTTCAACAACTTCAATAACTTTAATTTTGggttcaagaaaaaaaaaaacaaaaaattgtaaatattggaaagttattgatttcttgattgaaaacaattaaataacttaaatttagaattaaagaaaaaaaatatactattgcaaagttaaattaacccaatttatacaatgtttgttatattcaTAAAACATTCGTAgcatacttttaattttttggtaaaggaaaaattaaatattgcaaattttctaatttaagaaaaaaaaaattaatattgcaaagttaaattaacCGAATTTATGAAATGTTTGTTGTATTCATAAAACATTCAGTAGTCAtccaatattaatttttttggattaaggaaaaaaattaaaaatacctcaaatttttctaatttaagataatattgcaaagttaaattaacCCAATTTATGAAAATGTTTGTTGTATTCATAAAACATTCAGTAgcatacttttaatttttttgatttaaaaatcacATACCTAAATATTgagttaagaaaaaaatatttttaatattgcaaAAGTTAAGTTAACCCAATTTAtgaaatgtttgttatattcaTAAACCATTTGTAgcatacttttaatttttggattaaaaaaaattaaataacttaaataaatattgaaggggtgattttttttaattagtattttaacattttcaaataatttataacatCCCTAACAAACATGGGGTAAGTTCACCCCTCCTCACCGAAGTGGTGATCATAAACCCACTTCGGTGTTACCAAACACAAGGAACTGGTGAAGTCGCATTTTCAAGATTTTCACTTCTACCATCCAAACACCTGAAGTGGTCACTGATGTGATATTTTCCCTCCTAATCAAACACATGGAAATAGACATCTCCAGCCGAAATCCCCACTTCTCCTGAAGTAACCATTTCTTACTTTCATCACTTCGGTACCCCACTTCcgaaccaaacacgccctaagcaatgtttttaaaaccggaccggatagCGAACCGGCTCCATATTTGGGTCACGGGTCAGTCGGTCCGACCGGATGACCAGTTCTGGTCGGACCGGATGACgtcataaattaattatatatatatatataataacaaactttatcaTATTCTTAATcatgattattttaaatatttattttaatatcattatgattttatcaaaatcgttaaagattcaaataattaatctagataaagcaacaaatacaactctttaaactttttatttcttaatctattaatcataaatggatgatgataactacataagttaaaccactaattaaattactaattatgtgaggatgagaTAAGACAagacataaacaaaaaaaattcaaaacaaagctAGAACTAAGTATGCTTAATTTAATTCTtatatttgatcatcattaccattaaaaataaaaaaagtataaaataaaaataaagtcctaaaatgatctatacctcttaaataatttacaagtttctttatttttgtttatttttctcatacctctaaactccaaagttccaacaatccaaaacaatatttttgacaaatcaagactcaaagagtatcatgaaatcaagaaaaaaagagagctAATTCATGCCCTAAgttctttcttaaaaaaatatttgaaaaccgGGTTCCATCCGGGTTTGGTCCGACCGGCCGGTTCGCCGGGTTTGACCGGTTCAAAATTTGGtcaacaatttttataaaaccgGACCGGGCAATGGGTCGGTTCCCGATTTTTTTtggtccgaccggccggtccggtccggttttaaaaacactGGCCCTAAGCATCCAAGAAGAGTTGAACTCGGAaagtttttttatcttattcttGTGCAAGCGGGCCATGCCGCTGAGCACACGTTCtttatcaataattttattagtattaatatcaattagaacatcaagaGAAAAGATAGAACGGATAAAAGCGCCTGAATTATCATAGGCCAACACTTAACCGCCGCGAGATGGCATCGACTCCGGCGTTTCGTCTCACTCTCCACTCTACCATCCCTCCAATCCTCCATCGTCCTCCTCCTCTCCGACCTTCTCTCCGCTCCTCCCCAGCCTTCTCCGTCACCGCCGCTGCCACCGTCCCCACCTCCTTCCCCTACTCCTCTTTCTCCCAACCCCGCAAACCCCCCAAACCCCAGCAGCAGCAGCGCCACGACGAAGAAGACGAAGAACTAGTCCCAACCTTCGCCggagatgatggagatgatgagcGTGTCATTGGAGACTGCCTCGTCTTCGAGGAAGGCGCATTCGAGGGTGGAGACCCCTTTGTGTACCCTAAACCCGTGGGAAAACCCTCCCGGAGGAAAGCCTCCCGTGCTTCCGCCGAGGTGGAGCCAGAGTGCTTGATACCTGATAAGTGGAAAGAGACGGCGGCGCAGCTGAGCTTGACCAAGAAGGAGAAGCGCAAGATTGCGCATGAGCTCAAGTTCGGGAGCAAATTGGAGAGGAGGCTGAAATCGCCGTTGCCTGACATGGAGGAGTACTTGGCGTTCAAGGAGATGAAGTTGGCGAAGCTGAAGCCGGTGGTTCTTGACAATCCGGACAGTTTTCCGCCGGAGGAAAAGGTGGTGGATCCGCCCGGAGCCGGAGGGAAGGGTGGCTCCGAGGAATCCGAGGTCGTGGTTGGGTGGAGGGAGTTTTGAAGACATCTCGGATTTCTTTAATAGTGAGGATTATGTTCCTGGGGAGATGATGGATGATGAGAAGAAACCGAAAGGTgattgtctttgttttttttttctaatgcctGTGCGTTTGAATTCTTCTGATAGTTTAGTTTTTCTATGTTCTCCATGCGGttttacatgatttttttgaagaaaaaaaatgattttttatgatATCTAATTTGATTATCTTGTTTGCACTATTATCATGTTATGCGTTTGCATGATTTGGTGTTTCTTCTCTATTTTAGTTTTGTACTGAGAACTTTCTTGGAATGGAGAACTGCAATATCTTCTGCCTTGTTTCAAGTGATTTTCCTTTCTGTAACTTGGTGGaattaactaaataatttcgtTAGGAATTAGTCAGGATTATACTTCTTGTTGCATTTCTGTTTTTCCAGGCTTTAATTGTTTAGTTCTTTTCCTATAAGATTTTGGGAGACTATTACTGACAAGTTCCTCccttaatttatttgtttggttgctGTTCTGATGCTTAGGTTCTCGTAAACTATTcacaaaggaagaaaaaaagtcCTGTTGAACAAACGTATACCTAATGTTTTGGAGGCCACCTCTGTAAGTTCTTGGACTGCTGTTAGCTTTTGAGGGCTGTGGATTTATTTTCAGTGTTGATCATTtgcatttttaaatttgtatttggTGATGTTGAACTATCCTCTCAAATGATATGGAGTTGAACGGGCTAGCATTTGCAGATTTTGCTTCCAATATGTGATATCATTTAATGCCAATTAGATATAGCTCATTCACCAAAAATTCGCCCATAAAACTgataaactttttttctttgtcattCTCTATGTTTTTCGATAATCAGGTTTCATCCTTTTGGGTTtactgttatttttttttaagcatgaTCTTGTTAAATATCCTTTTGGCTTGAAATTTACTTTAAGCTATTCAGGGACTCACAAAAGTTTCCAATTTTCAGattctttttcttacattaaaTCAACATAGCCAATGGCTTTTTTAACAAGATCCAATATTGTTTCATCCAAAAGATCTAAAGAAACAATTTGGTGGTATAATAGCTTTGCAGATTCTCTTCTTGTGATGGAGTTTATCGCTAATTTTAtcatttagatacatgtacattaaGTATTCACTtaaattcaatgaaataaaaaaaaaaccctttcgTTCCACAAAAGCATGAAGTTAAAAGAGCAAGTTTGCTAACAAATTATTGGTTTGTCTATATAAGTACCAGAATTTGCTTAATGCTCAATTGTGTGTTAAAGCATGCATATGCATTTTCAGTTTCattctgagtttttttttttgttgttgttttcttggtttACTTCTGGCACTACATGCCAGTATTTATCTTGTACTGTGAAACTGCCCTTTTGCATGCATAGTATTAGTAACTTATTATCATTTCAGAGTAAATGGTTACCTCTACACACACTTGCTGCATCAGGGGAGTTCTATCTTTTGGACACGCTACTGAAGCACAATGTTGATATCAATGCTGCTGATAAGGTAACTCTTCTCAGTAGCTTTTAACAATGCATATCCTTTGTTTGGAGAAATAGCCAATGATGCCTTTAAGAAGTAAATAGTACTTGAGTGATTTCAATTTGCCTTGGATTTTGTTTGATTACTCTGTTTGATCAAAATTTGTTCGTTTAGGATGGGTTGACGGCAATCCATAAAGCAATAATTGGAAAGAAACAAGCCATTATGAACTATCTATTGAGAGAATCAGCAAATCCTTTTGTTCTTGATCGAGTAAGTTCTTTTCATGAAGTATACATTTTAAAGCTTTTGACAAcatataattcataaaaattcaaataaaaagattattttgTGTGTCATGCttgtatttactatttattttcaaattctatattttgTGTGTGTTTCTTTAAACAGGATGGGGCTACCTTGATCCATTATGCTGTCCAAACTGCATCAAGTCAGGCCATTAAAATTCTTCTCTTATATAATGTCGATATTAATCTTCCTGATGATGTATGTTCTCAAGTTCTTCAATTAACTTTGTGGTCTTTTGCAAGCAAATCCAATAAAACAAAGATTATACTTCTTTCAGGATGGTTGGACTCCACTGCATCTTGCTGTGCAAACAAAAAGGACAGACATTGTGAGGCTTTTGTTAATTAAAGGAGCTGACAAGACTCTGAGGAACCGAGTAAGCAATCAACCAGTGCCCTTTTCATCATAATTGACAGTCTAAAATGATTAGATACACATTAATTTAATAGTCATGGCATTTGATTTTATGGTTACACCTTCCTGCTTCCATAGATTATCATAAAAAGTTGCATCATTGTTTATTTAAGTTAGGAGACATCTAGGATTTCCATTGTTCTGTGATGAGGTTATTTAATTATAGCAACTATGAAGGGATGCTTTGAGCATTGTAGTATGTCTAATAACATGTTCATATCAATAAATTACTTACTACTTCTATAACCATTTAAATTGGCCCACCTTTTGACAATATGTGTTTATATTAATGGCCAGATtatctgaatttttttcttaatcaagTTAAGGGATCTTATGGTACCCTTCACTGTATCAATGAGAATTATGGCtacttaataattttatttaaatttctttattttgccaCTATcctggatttttttttagaaaaaatggataaatcatgaatttatCAAGAAACTGGGATATATACCATTCCACTAAGGACCCTTGGTGCTTGCAATTCACTGTCAGTTGAATCAGGAGTGCATATTAAGTAGACACCTCTGTCCACAATCTGTTAGGTTGCATCTCCCAAAATGAGTCCTTTGTACATAGCCCTTCTCAACTAATTCAGAAGTTCAAATCATTAAACAAATCCTTCTGGCCATGtcttctctctcatttttttcaagtttCTTTGGCACCATTGATACATGAGAACAGCCCCAAGTGTTTGGTTGGCCTACTTTTTGTGTCTAATTATCAAACAGCATCCCATTCTGTTTTCGCCATATACGTCAGTCAATTGTCAGTAACATATCCTTGTGTGCTTGTGTCCTTGTAAACTTGTCACTTGAGCTGAACTATTTGAGAAAATATGTAAATCAAGAAGCTTGGAATTATTGTGCCTTTCATGAAGGATATCTTGACATAAtggtttggtattttttttaactttgtatAAGCTTTCTGAATTTCACCTTGTTGAGCAATATGATCCTTTTTGCATATGAGGACATTTTAGATGGTCTTCGTCTATAGAAGAGATGAGAACCTTGGAATTCAATTTGAGGAGCATTG is a window from the Dioscorea cayenensis subsp. rotundata cultivar TDr96_F1 chromosome 2, TDr96_F1_v2_PseudoChromosome.rev07_lg8_w22 25.fasta, whole genome shotgun sequence genome containing:
- the LOC120280619 gene encoding LOW QUALITY PROTEIN: ankyrin repeat domain-containing protein, chloroplastic (The sequence of the model RefSeq protein was modified relative to this genomic sequence to represent the inferred CDS: deleted 3 bases in 2 codons); this translates as MASTPAFRLTLHSTIPPILHRPPPLRPSLRSSPAFSVTAAATVPTSFPYSSFSQPRKPPKPQQQQRHDEEDEELVPTFAGDDGDDERVIGDCLVFEEGAFEGGDPFVYPKPVGKPSRRKASRASAEVEPECLIPDKWKETAAQLSLTKKEKRKIAHELKFGSKLERRLKSPLPDMEEYLAFKEMKLAKLKPVVLDNPDSFPPEEKVVIRPEPEGRVAPRNPRSWLGGGSFEDISDFFNSEDYVPGEMMDDEKKPKGSRKLFTKEEKVLLNKRIPNVLEATSSKWLPLHTLAASGEFYLLDTLLKHNVDINAADKDGLTAIHKAIIGKKQAIMNYLLRESANPFVLDRDGATLIHYAVQTASSQAIKILLLYNVDINLPDDDGWTPLHLAVQTKRTDIVRLLLIKGADKTLRNRDGLTPLDLCLYSGHDKRTYELIKLLKVFPKSKSLS